One segment of Macrotis lagotis isolate mMagLag1 chromosome 1, bilby.v1.9.chrom.fasta, whole genome shotgun sequence DNA contains the following:
- the GARIN5B gene encoding Golgi-associated RAB2 interactor protein 5B isoform X4, translating to MTVPRCPGQPPPPLTGSLLVTNRGEVIFLHKKENPVTMGVASSIPGLLLPDFILLAQPVGDKSQQRLELTRLLPLRLVHLLVHNVASWRLKLCLASGRSFYLRLHADPREGCLLFNRWRYLVYLLQGPAPAWAPEASQAPETPEAPEVCEAPEAPEDSEAPKGPKAPKDPEEQIHCELELEDQKLFQADSTTMKAKLSRAISDSNAFMTLQLEREEEKKMDYKYHKKKKTPGICMKEEGQSSMIIWTLFSTVSNTLNRLKASKASTPMMLRSDLSRFEPCTVHPQMSSSWLGSSHPSEESFNYTDSSSTQFSSSSQVSTTWESDLPSSNLAQFKSPRISSNVRGSTCSQSTDIQHKDKSKTSISKSLVREFSKFPLKQTMDIRKSKDATELPHLWFSQQGDESLLTPKQSSPQPSSYPQKSLDSTKMSHFSTKVSFYPLPEASPDHFIKAPESSLKAPEPFPSTKTHGPSPSTKIPEPLPSMKLPKPSLSTNTPELSSSTKTVFSPSFMTPEYSPSTKSPEPSPSTKTHKTALSTKATKISPSTKTPKPSPSSKAAEIYPSTKIFKPSSSTKAPEISPFIKTFKPSPSTKAPEISPFIKTFKPFLSTKAPEISPTTRTFKPFPSTKNPEPHLHTSIKAIPAQPTEMLPYQSTKSSSKFSKRSPLHWLSKFSKKSLLSKTPHKHSRRP from the exons ATGACCGTCCCAAGATGCCCTGGccagcctcccccccccctcaCAGGGAGTCTCCTG GTGACAAACCGAGGGGAGGTGATTTTTCTGCACAAGAAGGAGAACCCAGTGACGATGGGGGTGGCATCATCCATCCCTGGTCTCCTGCTGCCAGACTTCATCCTGCTTGCCCAGCCGGTGGGAGACAAGAGCCAGCAGCGACTTGAGCTCACCAG GCTGCTGCCTCTGCGCCTGGTCCACCTGTTGGTCCACAATGTAGCCAGCTGGAGGCTGAAGCTCTGCTTGGCCTCTGGCCGCAGCTTTTACCTGCGGCTCCATGCAGATCCCAGGGAGGGTTGCCTCCTCTTCAACCGCTGGAGATACTTGGTCTACCTGCTGCAAGGGCCTGCACCAGCTTGGGCCCCTGAAGCCTCCCAGGCCCCTGAGACCCCTGAGGCCCCTGAGGTCTGCGAGGCCCCTGAGGCCCCAGAGGACTCTGAGGCTCCCAAGGGCCCCAAAGCCCCCAAAGACCCTGAGGAACAGATCCACTGTGAGCTCGAGCTCGAG gaccaGAAGTTGTTCCAAGCTG ATTCCACAACAATGAAGGCCAAG CTGTCCAGAGCCATCAGTGACTCCAACGCCTTCATGACCCTTCAATTGGAGCgtgaagaggagaaaaa AATGGATTATAAATATCACAAGAAGAAGAAGACTCCTGGGATCTGCATGAAAGAGGAAG GGCAGTCCTCCATGATCATCTGGACCCTCTTCAGCACTGTCTCCAACACCCTGAACCGACTCAAG GCCTCCAAAGCCTCCACTCCAATGATGCTCAGATCAGATCTCTCCAGATTTGAGCCTTGTACAGTTCACCCCCAGATGTCATCCTCGTGGCTGGGGTCCAGCCATCCATCTGAGGAAAGCTTTAACTACACGGACTCCTCAAGCACACAGTTCTCCTCGAGCAGCCAGGTTTCCACGACTTGGGAGAGCGACCTGCCATCATCAAATTTAGCCCAGTTCAAAAGTCCAAGGATCTCTTCCAACGTTAGGGGGTCGACCTGCTCTCAGTCGACAGATATTCAGCACAAGGACAAAAGCAAGACCTCCATTTCTAAGTCGCTAGTGAGGGAATTTTCCAA GTTTCCCTTAAAGCAGACCATGGACATCAGAAAGTCCAAGGATGCAACAGAGTTACCTCATTTATGGTTCTCACAGCAAGGGGATGAGTCCTTGCTGACCCCGAAACAGTCTAGTCCCCAGCCCTCATCCTACCCTCAAAAGTCTCTAGATTCCACCAAAATGTCCCACTTTTCCACCAAGGTCTCGTTCTACCCACTGCCTGAGGCCTCACCTGACCATTTCATTAAGGCTCCAGAGTCTTCCCTCAAAGCCCCAGAGCCATTTCCTTCCACCAAGACTCATGGGCCCTCCCCCTCTACCAAGATCCCAGAACCCCTCCCCTCCATGAAGCTCCCAAAGCCCTCCCTCTCCACCAACACTCCAGAGCTCTCTTCCTCCACCAAgactgttttttccccttccttcatgACCCCTGAGTACTCCCCATCCACCAAGAGTCCTGAACCTTCCCCCTCCACCAAGACTCATAAGACTGCCCTTTCCACCAAGGCCACAAAGATCTCCCCCTCCACCAAGACCCCTAAGCCTTCCCCATCCAGTAAGGCTGCAGAGATCTACCCCTCCACCAAGATTTTTAAGCCTTCCTCTTCCACCAAGGCCCCAGAGATCTCTCCCTTCATCAAGACCTTTAAGCCTTCCCCTTCCACCAAGGCCCCAGAGATCTCCCCCTTTATCAAGACCTTTAAGCCTTTCCTTTCCACCAAGGCCCCAGAGATCTCCCCCACCACCAGGACCTTTAAGCCTTTCCCTTCTACCAAGAACCCAGAGCCACACCTGCACACCTCCATCAAGGCCATACCTGCACAACCTACTGAAATGTTACCCTACCAGTCCACCAAGTCTTCATCCAAATTCTCCAAGAGGAGTCCACTCCACTGGCTCTCCAAATTCTCCAAGAAGTCTCTACTCTCCAAGACCCCACACAAGCACTCCAGGAGGCCCTGA
- the GARIN5B gene encoding Golgi-associated RAB2 interactor protein 5B isoform X1 codes for MPWPASPPPHRESPALRHKSLFLNDVEQSFQPWVPLLGPLQRMVMEGEYLPLGPLLPMFESDFLQVTNRGEVIFLHKKENPVTMGVASSIPGLLLPDFILLAQPVGDKSQQRLELTRLLPLRLVHLLVHNVASWRLKLCLASGRSFYLRLHADPREGCLLFNRWRYLVYLLQGPAPAWAPEASQAPETPEAPEVCEAPEAPEDSEAPKGPKAPKDPEEQIHCELELEDQKLFQADSTTMKAKLSRAISDSNAFMTLQLEREEEKKMDYKYHKKKKTPGICMKEEGQSSMIIWTLFSTVSNTLNRLKASKASTPMMLRSDLSRFEPCTVHPQMSSSWLGSSHPSEESFNYTDSSSTQFSSSSQVSTTWESDLPSSNLAQFKSPRISSNVRGSTCSQSTDIQHKDKSKTSISKSLVREFSKFPLKQTMDIRKSKDATELPHLWFSQQGDESLLTPKQSSPQPSSYPQKSLDSTKMSHFSTKVSFYPLPEASPDHFIKAPESSLKAPEPFPSTKTHGPSPSTKIPEPLPSMKLPKPSLSTNTPELSSSTKTVFSPSFMTPEYSPSTKSPEPSPSTKTHKTALSTKATKISPSTKTPKPSPSSKAAEIYPSTKIFKPSSSTKAPEISPFIKTFKPSPSTKAPEISPFIKTFKPFLSTKAPEISPTTRTFKPFPSTKNPEPHLHTSIKAIPAQPTEMLPYQSTKSSSKFSKRSPLHWLSKFSKKSLLSKTPHKHSRRP; via the exons ATGCCCTGGccagcctcccccccccctcaCAGGGAGTCTCCTG CTCTTCGGCACAAAAGCCTCTTCCTGAATGATGTGGAGCAATCCTTTCAGCCATGGGTCCCACTGTTGGGCCCTCTCCAGAGAATGGTGATGGAGGGCGAGTACCTCCCCCTGGGGCCGCTGCTGCCCATGTTTGAGAGCGACTTTCTGCAG GTGACAAACCGAGGGGAGGTGATTTTTCTGCACAAGAAGGAGAACCCAGTGACGATGGGGGTGGCATCATCCATCCCTGGTCTCCTGCTGCCAGACTTCATCCTGCTTGCCCAGCCGGTGGGAGACAAGAGCCAGCAGCGACTTGAGCTCACCAG GCTGCTGCCTCTGCGCCTGGTCCACCTGTTGGTCCACAATGTAGCCAGCTGGAGGCTGAAGCTCTGCTTGGCCTCTGGCCGCAGCTTTTACCTGCGGCTCCATGCAGATCCCAGGGAGGGTTGCCTCCTCTTCAACCGCTGGAGATACTTGGTCTACCTGCTGCAAGGGCCTGCACCAGCTTGGGCCCCTGAAGCCTCCCAGGCCCCTGAGACCCCTGAGGCCCCTGAGGTCTGCGAGGCCCCTGAGGCCCCAGAGGACTCTGAGGCTCCCAAGGGCCCCAAAGCCCCCAAAGACCCTGAGGAACAGATCCACTGTGAGCTCGAGCTCGAG gaccaGAAGTTGTTCCAAGCTG ATTCCACAACAATGAAGGCCAAG CTGTCCAGAGCCATCAGTGACTCCAACGCCTTCATGACCCTTCAATTGGAGCgtgaagaggagaaaaa AATGGATTATAAATATCACAAGAAGAAGAAGACTCCTGGGATCTGCATGAAAGAGGAAG GGCAGTCCTCCATGATCATCTGGACCCTCTTCAGCACTGTCTCCAACACCCTGAACCGACTCAAG GCCTCCAAAGCCTCCACTCCAATGATGCTCAGATCAGATCTCTCCAGATTTGAGCCTTGTACAGTTCACCCCCAGATGTCATCCTCGTGGCTGGGGTCCAGCCATCCATCTGAGGAAAGCTTTAACTACACGGACTCCTCAAGCACACAGTTCTCCTCGAGCAGCCAGGTTTCCACGACTTGGGAGAGCGACCTGCCATCATCAAATTTAGCCCAGTTCAAAAGTCCAAGGATCTCTTCCAACGTTAGGGGGTCGACCTGCTCTCAGTCGACAGATATTCAGCACAAGGACAAAAGCAAGACCTCCATTTCTAAGTCGCTAGTGAGGGAATTTTCCAA GTTTCCCTTAAAGCAGACCATGGACATCAGAAAGTCCAAGGATGCAACAGAGTTACCTCATTTATGGTTCTCACAGCAAGGGGATGAGTCCTTGCTGACCCCGAAACAGTCTAGTCCCCAGCCCTCATCCTACCCTCAAAAGTCTCTAGATTCCACCAAAATGTCCCACTTTTCCACCAAGGTCTCGTTCTACCCACTGCCTGAGGCCTCACCTGACCATTTCATTAAGGCTCCAGAGTCTTCCCTCAAAGCCCCAGAGCCATTTCCTTCCACCAAGACTCATGGGCCCTCCCCCTCTACCAAGATCCCAGAACCCCTCCCCTCCATGAAGCTCCCAAAGCCCTCCCTCTCCACCAACACTCCAGAGCTCTCTTCCTCCACCAAgactgttttttccccttccttcatgACCCCTGAGTACTCCCCATCCACCAAGAGTCCTGAACCTTCCCCCTCCACCAAGACTCATAAGACTGCCCTTTCCACCAAGGCCACAAAGATCTCCCCCTCCACCAAGACCCCTAAGCCTTCCCCATCCAGTAAGGCTGCAGAGATCTACCCCTCCACCAAGATTTTTAAGCCTTCCTCTTCCACCAAGGCCCCAGAGATCTCTCCCTTCATCAAGACCTTTAAGCCTTCCCCTTCCACCAAGGCCCCAGAGATCTCCCCCTTTATCAAGACCTTTAAGCCTTTCCTTTCCACCAAGGCCCCAGAGATCTCCCCCACCACCAGGACCTTTAAGCCTTTCCCTTCTACCAAGAACCCAGAGCCACACCTGCACACCTCCATCAAGGCCATACCTGCACAACCTACTGAAATGTTACCCTACCAGTCCACCAAGTCTTCATCCAAATTCTCCAAGAGGAGTCCACTCCACTGGCTCTCCAAATTCTCCAAGAAGTCTCTACTCTCCAAGACCCCACACAAGCACTCCAGGAGGCCCTGA
- the GARIN5B gene encoding Golgi-associated RAB2 interactor protein 5B isoform X3: MPWPASPPPHRESPALRHKSLFLNDVEQSFQPWVPLLGPLQRMVMEGEYLPLGPLLPMFESDFLQVTNRGEVIFLHKKENPVTMGVASSIPGLLLPDFILLAQPVGDKSQQRLELTSFYLRLHADPREGCLLFNRWRYLVYLLQGPAPAWAPEASQAPETPEAPEVCEAPEAPEDSEAPKGPKAPKDPEEQIHCELELEDQKLFQADSTTMKAKLSRAISDSNAFMTLQLEREEEKKMDYKYHKKKKTPGICMKEEGQSSMIIWTLFSTVSNTLNRLKASKASTPMMLRSDLSRFEPCTVHPQMSSSWLGSSHPSEESFNYTDSSSTQFSSSSQVSTTWESDLPSSNLAQFKSPRISSNVRGSTCSQSTDIQHKDKSKTSISKSLVREFSKFPLKQTMDIRKSKDATELPHLWFSQQGDESLLTPKQSSPQPSSYPQKSLDSTKMSHFSTKVSFYPLPEASPDHFIKAPESSLKAPEPFPSTKTHGPSPSTKIPEPLPSMKLPKPSLSTNTPELSSSTKTVFSPSFMTPEYSPSTKSPEPSPSTKTHKTALSTKATKISPSTKTPKPSPSSKAAEIYPSTKIFKPSSSTKAPEISPFIKTFKPSPSTKAPEISPFIKTFKPFLSTKAPEISPTTRTFKPFPSTKNPEPHLHTSIKAIPAQPTEMLPYQSTKSSSKFSKRSPLHWLSKFSKKSLLSKTPHKHSRRP; this comes from the exons ATGCCCTGGccagcctcccccccccctcaCAGGGAGTCTCCTG CTCTTCGGCACAAAAGCCTCTTCCTGAATGATGTGGAGCAATCCTTTCAGCCATGGGTCCCACTGTTGGGCCCTCTCCAGAGAATGGTGATGGAGGGCGAGTACCTCCCCCTGGGGCCGCTGCTGCCCATGTTTGAGAGCGACTTTCTGCAG GTGACAAACCGAGGGGAGGTGATTTTTCTGCACAAGAAGGAGAACCCAGTGACGATGGGGGTGGCATCATCCATCCCTGGTCTCCTGCTGCCAGACTTCATCCTGCTTGCCCAGCCGGTGGGAGACAAGAGCCAGCAGCGACTTGAGCTCACCAG CTTTTACCTGCGGCTCCATGCAGATCCCAGGGAGGGTTGCCTCCTCTTCAACCGCTGGAGATACTTGGTCTACCTGCTGCAAGGGCCTGCACCAGCTTGGGCCCCTGAAGCCTCCCAGGCCCCTGAGACCCCTGAGGCCCCTGAGGTCTGCGAGGCCCCTGAGGCCCCAGAGGACTCTGAGGCTCCCAAGGGCCCCAAAGCCCCCAAAGACCCTGAGGAACAGATCCACTGTGAGCTCGAGCTCGAG gaccaGAAGTTGTTCCAAGCTG ATTCCACAACAATGAAGGCCAAG CTGTCCAGAGCCATCAGTGACTCCAACGCCTTCATGACCCTTCAATTGGAGCgtgaagaggagaaaaa AATGGATTATAAATATCACAAGAAGAAGAAGACTCCTGGGATCTGCATGAAAGAGGAAG GGCAGTCCTCCATGATCATCTGGACCCTCTTCAGCACTGTCTCCAACACCCTGAACCGACTCAAG GCCTCCAAAGCCTCCACTCCAATGATGCTCAGATCAGATCTCTCCAGATTTGAGCCTTGTACAGTTCACCCCCAGATGTCATCCTCGTGGCTGGGGTCCAGCCATCCATCTGAGGAAAGCTTTAACTACACGGACTCCTCAAGCACACAGTTCTCCTCGAGCAGCCAGGTTTCCACGACTTGGGAGAGCGACCTGCCATCATCAAATTTAGCCCAGTTCAAAAGTCCAAGGATCTCTTCCAACGTTAGGGGGTCGACCTGCTCTCAGTCGACAGATATTCAGCACAAGGACAAAAGCAAGACCTCCATTTCTAAGTCGCTAGTGAGGGAATTTTCCAA GTTTCCCTTAAAGCAGACCATGGACATCAGAAAGTCCAAGGATGCAACAGAGTTACCTCATTTATGGTTCTCACAGCAAGGGGATGAGTCCTTGCTGACCCCGAAACAGTCTAGTCCCCAGCCCTCATCCTACCCTCAAAAGTCTCTAGATTCCACCAAAATGTCCCACTTTTCCACCAAGGTCTCGTTCTACCCACTGCCTGAGGCCTCACCTGACCATTTCATTAAGGCTCCAGAGTCTTCCCTCAAAGCCCCAGAGCCATTTCCTTCCACCAAGACTCATGGGCCCTCCCCCTCTACCAAGATCCCAGAACCCCTCCCCTCCATGAAGCTCCCAAAGCCCTCCCTCTCCACCAACACTCCAGAGCTCTCTTCCTCCACCAAgactgttttttccccttccttcatgACCCCTGAGTACTCCCCATCCACCAAGAGTCCTGAACCTTCCCCCTCCACCAAGACTCATAAGACTGCCCTTTCCACCAAGGCCACAAAGATCTCCCCCTCCACCAAGACCCCTAAGCCTTCCCCATCCAGTAAGGCTGCAGAGATCTACCCCTCCACCAAGATTTTTAAGCCTTCCTCTTCCACCAAGGCCCCAGAGATCTCTCCCTTCATCAAGACCTTTAAGCCTTCCCCTTCCACCAAGGCCCCAGAGATCTCCCCCTTTATCAAGACCTTTAAGCCTTTCCTTTCCACCAAGGCCCCAGAGATCTCCCCCACCACCAGGACCTTTAAGCCTTTCCCTTCTACCAAGAACCCAGAGCCACACCTGCACACCTCCATCAAGGCCATACCTGCACAACCTACTGAAATGTTACCCTACCAGTCCACCAAGTCTTCATCCAAATTCTCCAAGAGGAGTCCACTCCACTGGCTCTCCAAATTCTCCAAGAAGTCTCTACTCTCCAAGACCCCACACAAGCACTCCAGGAGGCCCTGA
- the GARIN5B gene encoding Golgi-associated RAB2 interactor protein 5B isoform X5, giving the protein MPWPASPPPHRESPALRHKSLFLNDVEQSFQPWVPLLGPLQRMVMEGEYLPLGPLLPMFESDFLQVTNRGEVIFLHKKENPVTMGVASSIPGLLLPDFILLAQPVGDKSQQRLELTRLLPLRLVHLLVHNVASWRLKLCLASGRSFYLRLHADPREGCLLFNRWRYLVYLLQGPAPAWAPEASQAPETPEAPEVCEAPEAPEDSEAPKGPKAPKDPEEQIHCELELEDQKLFQADSTTMKAKLSRAISDSNAFMTLQLEREEEKKMDYKYHKKKKTPGICMKEEGQSSMIIWTLFSTVSNTLNRLKASKASTPMMLRSDLSRFEPCTVHPQMSSSWLGSSHPSEESFNYTDSSSTQFSSSSQVSTTWESDLPSSNLAQFKSPRISSNVRGSTCSQSTDIQHKDKSKTSISKSLVREFSKYVVISPSLEVSLKADHGHQKVQGCNRVTSFMVLTARG; this is encoded by the exons ATGCCCTGGccagcctcccccccccctcaCAGGGAGTCTCCTG CTCTTCGGCACAAAAGCCTCTTCCTGAATGATGTGGAGCAATCCTTTCAGCCATGGGTCCCACTGTTGGGCCCTCTCCAGAGAATGGTGATGGAGGGCGAGTACCTCCCCCTGGGGCCGCTGCTGCCCATGTTTGAGAGCGACTTTCTGCAG GTGACAAACCGAGGGGAGGTGATTTTTCTGCACAAGAAGGAGAACCCAGTGACGATGGGGGTGGCATCATCCATCCCTGGTCTCCTGCTGCCAGACTTCATCCTGCTTGCCCAGCCGGTGGGAGACAAGAGCCAGCAGCGACTTGAGCTCACCAG GCTGCTGCCTCTGCGCCTGGTCCACCTGTTGGTCCACAATGTAGCCAGCTGGAGGCTGAAGCTCTGCTTGGCCTCTGGCCGCAGCTTTTACCTGCGGCTCCATGCAGATCCCAGGGAGGGTTGCCTCCTCTTCAACCGCTGGAGATACTTGGTCTACCTGCTGCAAGGGCCTGCACCAGCTTGGGCCCCTGAAGCCTCCCAGGCCCCTGAGACCCCTGAGGCCCCTGAGGTCTGCGAGGCCCCTGAGGCCCCAGAGGACTCTGAGGCTCCCAAGGGCCCCAAAGCCCCCAAAGACCCTGAGGAACAGATCCACTGTGAGCTCGAGCTCGAG gaccaGAAGTTGTTCCAAGCTG ATTCCACAACAATGAAGGCCAAG CTGTCCAGAGCCATCAGTGACTCCAACGCCTTCATGACCCTTCAATTGGAGCgtgaagaggagaaaaa AATGGATTATAAATATCACAAGAAGAAGAAGACTCCTGGGATCTGCATGAAAGAGGAAG GGCAGTCCTCCATGATCATCTGGACCCTCTTCAGCACTGTCTCCAACACCCTGAACCGACTCAAG GCCTCCAAAGCCTCCACTCCAATGATGCTCAGATCAGATCTCTCCAGATTTGAGCCTTGTACAGTTCACCCCCAGATGTCATCCTCGTGGCTGGGGTCCAGCCATCCATCTGAGGAAAGCTTTAACTACACGGACTCCTCAAGCACACAGTTCTCCTCGAGCAGCCAGGTTTCCACGACTTGGGAGAGCGACCTGCCATCATCAAATTTAGCCCAGTTCAAAAGTCCAAGGATCTCTTCCAACGTTAGGGGGTCGACCTGCTCTCAGTCGACAGATATTCAGCACAAGGACAAAAGCAAGACCTCCATTTCTAAGTCGCTAGTGAGGGAATTTTCCAAGTATGTGGTGATCTCCCCGTCACTAGAG GTTTCCCTTAAAGCAGACCATGGACATCAGAAAGTCCAAGGATGCAACAGAGTTACCTCATTTATGGTTCTCACAGCAAGGGGATGA
- the GARIN5B gene encoding Golgi-associated RAB2 interactor protein 5B isoform X2, with protein MMPPVTSAALRHKSLFLNDVEQSFQPWVPLLGPLQRMVMEGEYLPLGPLLPMFESDFLQVTNRGEVIFLHKKENPVTMGVASSIPGLLLPDFILLAQPVGDKSQQRLELTRLLPLRLVHLLVHNVASWRLKLCLASGRSFYLRLHADPREGCLLFNRWRYLVYLLQGPAPAWAPEASQAPETPEAPEVCEAPEAPEDSEAPKGPKAPKDPEEQIHCELELEDQKLFQADSTTMKAKLSRAISDSNAFMTLQLEREEEKKMDYKYHKKKKTPGICMKEEGQSSMIIWTLFSTVSNTLNRLKASKASTPMMLRSDLSRFEPCTVHPQMSSSWLGSSHPSEESFNYTDSSSTQFSSSSQVSTTWESDLPSSNLAQFKSPRISSNVRGSTCSQSTDIQHKDKSKTSISKSLVREFSKFPLKQTMDIRKSKDATELPHLWFSQQGDESLLTPKQSSPQPSSYPQKSLDSTKMSHFSTKVSFYPLPEASPDHFIKAPESSLKAPEPFPSTKTHGPSPSTKIPEPLPSMKLPKPSLSTNTPELSSSTKTVFSPSFMTPEYSPSTKSPEPSPSTKTHKTALSTKATKISPSTKTPKPSPSSKAAEIYPSTKIFKPSSSTKAPEISPFIKTFKPSPSTKAPEISPFIKTFKPFLSTKAPEISPTTRTFKPFPSTKNPEPHLHTSIKAIPAQPTEMLPYQSTKSSSKFSKRSPLHWLSKFSKKSLLSKTPHKHSRRP; from the exons ATGATGCCCCCGGTCACCTCGGCAG CTCTTCGGCACAAAAGCCTCTTCCTGAATGATGTGGAGCAATCCTTTCAGCCATGGGTCCCACTGTTGGGCCCTCTCCAGAGAATGGTGATGGAGGGCGAGTACCTCCCCCTGGGGCCGCTGCTGCCCATGTTTGAGAGCGACTTTCTGCAG GTGACAAACCGAGGGGAGGTGATTTTTCTGCACAAGAAGGAGAACCCAGTGACGATGGGGGTGGCATCATCCATCCCTGGTCTCCTGCTGCCAGACTTCATCCTGCTTGCCCAGCCGGTGGGAGACAAGAGCCAGCAGCGACTTGAGCTCACCAG GCTGCTGCCTCTGCGCCTGGTCCACCTGTTGGTCCACAATGTAGCCAGCTGGAGGCTGAAGCTCTGCTTGGCCTCTGGCCGCAGCTTTTACCTGCGGCTCCATGCAGATCCCAGGGAGGGTTGCCTCCTCTTCAACCGCTGGAGATACTTGGTCTACCTGCTGCAAGGGCCTGCACCAGCTTGGGCCCCTGAAGCCTCCCAGGCCCCTGAGACCCCTGAGGCCCCTGAGGTCTGCGAGGCCCCTGAGGCCCCAGAGGACTCTGAGGCTCCCAAGGGCCCCAAAGCCCCCAAAGACCCTGAGGAACAGATCCACTGTGAGCTCGAGCTCGAG gaccaGAAGTTGTTCCAAGCTG ATTCCACAACAATGAAGGCCAAG CTGTCCAGAGCCATCAGTGACTCCAACGCCTTCATGACCCTTCAATTGGAGCgtgaagaggagaaaaa AATGGATTATAAATATCACAAGAAGAAGAAGACTCCTGGGATCTGCATGAAAGAGGAAG GGCAGTCCTCCATGATCATCTGGACCCTCTTCAGCACTGTCTCCAACACCCTGAACCGACTCAAG GCCTCCAAAGCCTCCACTCCAATGATGCTCAGATCAGATCTCTCCAGATTTGAGCCTTGTACAGTTCACCCCCAGATGTCATCCTCGTGGCTGGGGTCCAGCCATCCATCTGAGGAAAGCTTTAACTACACGGACTCCTCAAGCACACAGTTCTCCTCGAGCAGCCAGGTTTCCACGACTTGGGAGAGCGACCTGCCATCATCAAATTTAGCCCAGTTCAAAAGTCCAAGGATCTCTTCCAACGTTAGGGGGTCGACCTGCTCTCAGTCGACAGATATTCAGCACAAGGACAAAAGCAAGACCTCCATTTCTAAGTCGCTAGTGAGGGAATTTTCCAA GTTTCCCTTAAAGCAGACCATGGACATCAGAAAGTCCAAGGATGCAACAGAGTTACCTCATTTATGGTTCTCACAGCAAGGGGATGAGTCCTTGCTGACCCCGAAACAGTCTAGTCCCCAGCCCTCATCCTACCCTCAAAAGTCTCTAGATTCCACCAAAATGTCCCACTTTTCCACCAAGGTCTCGTTCTACCCACTGCCTGAGGCCTCACCTGACCATTTCATTAAGGCTCCAGAGTCTTCCCTCAAAGCCCCAGAGCCATTTCCTTCCACCAAGACTCATGGGCCCTCCCCCTCTACCAAGATCCCAGAACCCCTCCCCTCCATGAAGCTCCCAAAGCCCTCCCTCTCCACCAACACTCCAGAGCTCTCTTCCTCCACCAAgactgttttttccccttccttcatgACCCCTGAGTACTCCCCATCCACCAAGAGTCCTGAACCTTCCCCCTCCACCAAGACTCATAAGACTGCCCTTTCCACCAAGGCCACAAAGATCTCCCCCTCCACCAAGACCCCTAAGCCTTCCCCATCCAGTAAGGCTGCAGAGATCTACCCCTCCACCAAGATTTTTAAGCCTTCCTCTTCCACCAAGGCCCCAGAGATCTCTCCCTTCATCAAGACCTTTAAGCCTTCCCCTTCCACCAAGGCCCCAGAGATCTCCCCCTTTATCAAGACCTTTAAGCCTTTCCTTTCCACCAAGGCCCCAGAGATCTCCCCCACCACCAGGACCTTTAAGCCTTTCCCTTCTACCAAGAACCCAGAGCCACACCTGCACACCTCCATCAAGGCCATACCTGCACAACCTACTGAAATGTTACCCTACCAGTCCACCAAGTCTTCATCCAAATTCTCCAAGAGGAGTCCACTCCACTGGCTCTCCAAATTCTCCAAGAAGTCTCTACTCTCCAAGACCCCACACAAGCACTCCAGGAGGCCCTGA